The Lathyrus oleraceus cultivar Zhongwan6 chromosome 5, CAAS_Psat_ZW6_1.0, whole genome shotgun sequence genome includes the window ggaaatagtcttttgaacaacggtagctcttgagcttgatcaactccggccgccaatgctatctcgtaaaatttggtgagaaaagcaaaggggccttaatggtccattccggtgaatggacctccatatagcaagttaagagttcccctcttcatctcggcttgccttcccatgtggttggcaaactgagctgtattcctcggactgttgacacatggtgtggagatgggcggtggttgtggtggtggatccatgataggtgtgaaaggtggtgtgtgtgtgtgtgtagtagaagaaccttctccttgttcttgccgttgtctagcttgttgcctccttcgtctcgttctgctattcagtctccttgcggttctttcgatctcaggatcaaaaagaagttggtcctcaggaacctgccctcgcataaaacgaaagttgcacactaaaccaaacaaattaacaagcacaagtcaaaaattcaaaagttaaaaatTTAGCAACTATTGtgatgctcgcaatatcaattcacaatccccggcaacggcgctATTTTGTTGATTTAGGGTTCAGAGTGTcaggtttttgttatcgtctccacagggattgtgagatatcgccaccgttcgacagttgttaagttcttaactcgtagtaacaaggggggttttAGTTTTAggtcacggtagcttgcataaaaagtaagaaattgcggttgaagttttggttttacgatttgagaaagattgtcaaagttaaggttcgacgatcactttgcatgcatatgttcgatcaacaaaactcataaactcctttacatgataaacacattcacaaagtcctcccaatgtgtttatctctaacacacattgtgggttttcccattttgatccattgttgatctctcacacaatctatcaaaatgacaacttttaggttcaactttttagtgaacaaaatcattcattactatctctagctaacaaacaagattggatgaaaacctaggtcaagagttggaaaacatctctcgatcataaaccaacacaaagagttatcaataaaacaaggttttcaccatatattcatcatcaaagagtttacaaatgaagatcatcccatatacacacaaagtttatgatcatctacatctaaccttgacaaaatgaaggacttagctactcattttcatggtagcttgtacaacaagtttcggttgaaagttgatcaacatccgagtctaagaatcgagattggatgggaatccaccttctttttgtggaataTTGTTAAGAAATGAAGAAATATGAGAAAAATGGGTTTTTAGGTTACAAAAAATATGATCCCAAGAAAATGctgaaaaatatctaagtgtAAAAGTTGTGTCCTTCCCAAAAAGTAGCtcctgctacttatagtactggttcctgagctgtcatgctcgctaggcgagcagaatggttcgtCTAGCGAGGcccaaaataagccacctgaggcacctgcgcccagaagaaTCATCCAAGTCCTGTTTGCATaagttcgctaggcgaagcccacgctccctccttcgctccagcgagttttgatgttttgctactggaatttctcgctggaagctcgctagtggctcgcctagcgagtaagtgctagctatggttttgtccaagtctgggagtgttcgctacTTCCTTCGCCACAGCGAGTTTGATCATTTTGCTACTATAAAATTCTGGGAATGTTCGTTGgcagctcgctgggtgctcgcctagcgagcacttcgctacatcactcgcctagcgagcatgctgatgaatgctttctttcttggttcctttgccaactttcttgtgtctttgttttctactctttcatgcctaatttctgcacaataacacacaaattaaaggtaccaagatcatttcacattgtattgcaaatcatcaaaaacaagggcggtttcgaacactttcTCGACAAAAAtgagtgaaagatgcccacatttgatatctcaaataagcacttttgggcatctaacacttCTCCACTTTCCTTTCTTTGGTCCCACCTGAGTCCATTTGTCCTCAGGGACTTCCGCTGGCAGTTTAAACATAACTCTTTTTGCCCTTGGGTGAGGGCTATCTTGCCTCCTAGGCGCTCCCCTCTTGTCGAAGCTATACATGTTTGGGTTACATCCATGTTCGTCCCAACCTTGGTCATATGGGATTCTTTCGAATGCTTCGGCTAATTCTCTGTTGTACACTGCCCCACACCTGGGACACATCAAGCATTTTGTTTCATATTTGTAGCAACGCACAATGAAACCAAGAAGGCTTTCTCCTGGCGTGGGATACACCTTCTATAATTGGCTTTCCTTCCTCCAGTTTCTCTCAGTCTTTGTTCGTTCCCATCTCTCGTAATCCTCAGCCACCCTTCGAGATATCCTGATGCTGCATCTTGGGCACAGCAACATGTCAGCATTCTTTTTGTGACATCTCCAGAGATATTCACGTAGGCTTTCGTTGGCTTTGGGATAGCCAAACTTCATCCCTTCTTGCTCCATCTTCAAACATTCTTCCACTTCCTCCATTTCTAGGGGGGTTGCTTCAGATCTACCATGTTGACACCTAGACTGGCGCCATCAGTGATTGAAATTTCCTCGAATTTCTTTCTTAGGCCCTCAGTAGCCTCGGTTGCTTTCCCCTTGAGACCTTCAGTGGCCCTTGGTTTGACGTTAGCAACCTATTTACTTTTGACAAAGATTCCAAAGGAAACATCGTTACTTAGGCCATCAGAAGCCTGCTTTCCATCCAGTGTATAGCCTCCAGTTCTTGTTGCTTTTAAAGCCTCCACTTCCCCTACGTCAATCATGTTGATTTCGACGGGTTCAACATAGTTTGTCTCAGCAATGTTGAGGGGATCAGTATCAACCTTCATCTGGTTTTTCCCTTTGTCAGCGAACTTGAGGCGGCCATCCCTGATTGCATTCTGAATAAGATCCCTAAAAAGAAAGAATTGTAAAGTTTTATGGCCTAAAAAATTGTGATATTTACAGAAGCCTCTTTTCTTTCGCTATTCTAACGGAGGAATTTTGGTATTAGGAGGCACTATCATTTGGCCATCTTTTACTAATAAATCGAAGATCTCGTCACATTTGGTAACATCAAATGTGTAAGTCTTTTTGGGAAATCTATCATTCTTTTTAGTTTCGACAGGGTTTCTGCCATTCGAATGTGTAAGCAATTTGCAGGCATAGGGTGGTGCTTCTTTTAATTCATCCAAATCTACTTCGAATTCCTCAAGACCATAAGGATCTTTAGCGATTTCAGACTCTCCGTCTTCGAATTCGACATAAGCAACCCTCTCTTTCTTATAATTCTTATTCGCTCTAGCCTTTTCATATTTTAAGTGTTCGACCTGTCGAACCCTATCTGCTAATTGGGCCATGTCTCTTAGATGCTGGGTATCTAACCTTTTCCTGATGGAATAGTCTAAACCTccagcggccatttcgaccaactcgtGTTCAGGCACTATTGTAAAGCATCTAGATTTCAACAAACGGAACCTATTCAGATAATCATCTATAGGTTCGGTGAATTTTCTTTTGATGTTGGCTAATTCCTTAAGACTTATCTTAGTTTggcccatgtagaattgttcatgaaaCAAACTTTCTAACTGGGGCCAAGCATCTATGGAATTTGGTGGCAAAGTTGTAAACCACGTGAAGGCGTTCTTTGTTAaagaactagggaaatatttCATCCTTAGGTTCTTACTGTTCGCCAAATCCTCTGCCTCAGTCATGTATCTGGCTATGTGCTCTATAGTGGATTCACTAGTATCccctgagaatttggtgaacttagggatTTTACAACCCCTTGGTAATTCTGTTTGCAGGACATATTCTGATAAAGGAGACGAATAATTTGTCCGTCGAAGTCCTGTATTCAGACTATTCTGGGCCATGATTCTCTCTATCATAGTGGTTAAGTCATTTTCCATCATGTTTTCCCGCCTAACCCTATGAATTACTTCGTATGCATCCTGGTCTCTATTAACCATTATCACTCTCCTAGGTTGTTCTTCAGGGACTTCCCATCGAATTGGCTGTTGTTCCAATCTTGCCCCCATGACTCTTTCGTCAGAGGCTTGCCTTTGTGGTCGAACCTGATCTATCGTTGGTTCTTCTCCCTGGATTATAACCTGGTTTGGCCTGCGTCGAACAACAGATTGTGGGGCGCCTAGGAAATTTGTTATGCGTCCCATCTGCGCTGACAGTTGTTGGTATGTTTGGGCATTGTCAAAAGAATTTGTTTTCTAAAGGTTGCCTAATTATTCGTTGTAAGGGTAGGTAATAGGGTggggactccttgtgattggttaTTTCGACCTACATGGTTCATGCCAGATCCAGAATTTTGAATTGGCGAAATAACCGTATTATGTGGTTGAGTATATATGGAAGAATTGTTTTGAAGTCCTGCCATGGCAGTAGATGGCATTCCATATGGGTAATCTCTCACAGGCCTAAAGTTCTCGAATCTTGGTGGCCTAGGGGTTGAAATTGCAGGAGTATCTGCCGCGCCTGACATAATAGGCATTGCTGTCGAATTATGCAAGGCCATGGATCCAGACGTTGGTATGGCCTGTGCATTAGGGATCTCAATGGATACATCAATCGAATTTGCTCCGATTGTGCCTGTTCCCTGGGGAGGGAATTGTTCCCCTTGACTGGTTGTATTAACCATCTTTTTTATGTTTTTTCTGTTGGTTATAGGTTGTGAATTGTTGGTTATCCTACCACTTCTAAGGATCATACAACGCTAATTTTTAAACCAAAAGAATAACAGCAATTTTGTATTGCAAAAGTAAAACAAACTATTGTAATTAACAATTCTTTTGACACTatgtcccactgggcgtgccaacttgtttaccagtgatttctgataaacaaccgctagtcttccaaatttatatatttttgataacttacaggatcgactagattgatcctaggacatgtgtctcaagaactatTATTACGGTGATTTGACTCATGGTTAAGTTTGTTTCTGATTTGTGGACAACGAAAAGTGTTTTGACAACAATTCTAAACGAAACGTATGACTTTATGAACAACGTAAATGACGATAACTTTGTAGTAAAAGGTTTCTTAAAGATAACGAAAATACTTGAGAAGGGTAAAGATAAATGACTCGAAGTAAATGCTTTAAGTTTTGAGAAAGTACTGAAAATGAAGACTTGGTGAAATGTAAATACAATAGTAAAAGTGATGATAAACTACTGAAAATAAGGGCAATTCGACAGAATAAAAGGCAGTGAATAACTTTAATTTAAATAATTGGTATGAAATAGATAACACGAACGAAActtatggtgttcttcatacatacattttcaacgtaaaaactcttttctctcgctctGGTACTTCGAGTATATTTCGTGAATTTTTGTATATCTGTTTGAACACCCCTGAATCCAAAACTAAGACCCCTATTTATAGCAATTCGACCCTAACGGCCTCTacacatatgactgccacgttcGCCATTCTAAAGCGTTGCATGTCTCAGATGTTTCCACGTGTTGGCCTGATGAAACGGCTTTGTTTAAATTTCAAATGCTTCCCGCTTGAAGCTTCGACTCTGTGAACGCCTATGTCAAAGAGAGCTTTGTGGAAATCCAAAAATCTTTTAAGTCTCAGGCTTCGACAATAAAGAATTGTTCACCCACGAAAAGAATTAAACAGCTTCGACACAGCCATCTTTTATTTATTCTCCAAAACGTAACACTTCCAAAGAACTTCAGCTATCTGTCGAAATCTCCAGCTAACACATGTGTAAGCCAAACCATTTGGCGCTAGCATGCAAGCACTATTATCCATGCATTCAAACTTTTGCATGTCTTTGCATGTCACTCATTATAAATAGTCATGCAACTCTCACTTATTTTCCTCACCAACAATCACTTATTCCTCTACAACAACAActctttcatctgcaacaaccATTGTTTCAAATATTTACTCTGACAAGATGTCTCTCCTCACTATGGGTGAATCGCACAGAGGCACAGTTGCAATTatagcaacttatgtaagcgtttaattcttgtattatttttctagaataatttttaataacgatacttaatttgttgtttatcttttataaagtagtgtattttgttgtttcttttttaggatgtttctaggtttcgaactcgggtccacgaattTGTACATATGGACCCGATGATCCAACCATATGTCGAACTCGCCGGTTTTAGACATATAAGCAAAATAATATCTTGgtcggtggataataaatttattcttgggttatgtgaaagatggcgtcccaagatacacacattctggtttccaactggtgaatgtatcgtgacgttagaagacgtctacatgtTATTGGGACTGCCTATCGAAGGTAGGGATGACAATGGGCAGGGTTTGGACAGGGTACTATAGTACCAATCCCCATACCCGCGATTTGAAAAAATCCTCGTATCTGATACCCGCTTGGG containing:
- the LOC127079155 gene encoding uncharacterized protein LOC127079155, translating into MGARLEQQPIRWEVPEEQPRRVIMVNRDQDAYEVIHRVRRENMMENDLTTMIERIMAQNSLNTGLRRTNYSSPLSEYVLQTELPRGCKIPKFTKFSGDTSESTIEHIARYMTEAEDLANSKNLRMKYFPSSLTKNAFTWFTTLPPNSIDAWPQLESLFHEQFYMGQTKISLKELANIKRKFTEPIDDYLNRFRLLKSRCFTIVPEHELVEMAAGGLDYSIRKRLDTQHLRDMAQLADRVRQVEHLKYEKARANKNYKKERVAYVEFEDGESEIAKDPYGLEEFEVDLDELKEAPPYACKLLTHSNGRNPVETKKNDRFPKKTYTFDVTKCDEIFDLLVKDGQMIVPPNTKIPPDLIQNAIRDGRLKFADKGKNQMKVDTDPLNIAETNYVEPVEINMIDVGEVEALKATRTGGYTLDGKQASDGLSNDVSFGIFVKSK